A genomic window from Anthocerotibacter panamensis C109 includes:
- the cysK gene encoding cysteine synthase A, producing the protein MRIAQDITQLIGRTPLVQLNRLPQAEGCSARIVMKLESFNPGSSVKDRIAVSMVEDAERAGSIRPGKTILVEPTSGNTGIGLALVAAAKGYHLILTMPDTMSTERRSLLRAYGAELELTPGALGMRGAIERAEQLLQEVPNTFMLQQFANPANPKIHRESTALELWEDTEGEIDILVAGVGTGGTVTGVGEALKARKPSFKVIALEPEASPVLSGGLPGPHKIQGIGAGFVPKVLNIQVIDEIICVPDALALEYGRKLAREEGILSGISSGAACWAALQVGKRPENRGKLIVFVQASNGERYLSSAMFQPLQAVPESETVPRAT; encoded by the coding sequence ATGCGTATTGCCCAAGATATAACCCAACTGATTGGCCGGACACCCCTGGTTCAACTCAACCGCCTCCCCCAGGCGGAAGGCTGTAGCGCCCGGATTGTGATGAAGCTGGAGAGCTTTAACCCCGGCTCTTCAGTCAAGGACCGGATTGCTGTCTCCATGGTCGAAGACGCCGAGCGAGCAGGCAGCATCAGACCCGGCAAGACGATCCTCGTCGAGCCCACCTCCGGGAATACCGGTATTGGCTTGGCGCTGGTGGCAGCAGCCAAGGGCTACCATCTGATTTTGACCATGCCCGACACCATGAGCACAGAGCGACGCTCCTTGCTGCGCGCTTATGGGGCTGAGTTGGAGTTGACGCCTGGGGCTTTGGGGATGCGTGGGGCGATTGAGCGGGCGGAGCAGTTGCTTCAGGAAGTGCCCAACACTTTTATGCTCCAGCAATTTGCCAATCCAGCCAACCCAAAGATTCATCGAGAGTCCACCGCCTTAGAACTGTGGGAAGACACAGAGGGCGAAATTGATATCCTCGTGGCTGGGGTCGGGACGGGCGGGACGGTGACCGGTGTGGGCGAGGCGCTCAAAGCCCGCAAACCTAGTTTCAAAGTCATCGCCCTAGAGCCCGAGGCCAGTCCAGTCCTCTCCGGCGGGTTACCTGGTCCCCACAAGATCCAGGGTATCGGAGCCGGATTCGTGCCCAAAGTGCTCAATATCCAGGTTATCGACGAAATCATCTGCGTCCCGGATGCTCTTGCCTTGGAATACGGACGCAAACTCGCCCGCGAAGAAGGTATCCTCTCTGGTATCTCTAGTGGAGCTGCCTGTTGGGCTGCCCTACAGGTGGGCAAGCGCCCCGAGAACCGGGGTAAGCTCATCGTCTTTGTGCAGGCGAGCAATGGCGAACGCTACCTCAGTTCCGCCATGTTCCAGCCGCTTCAGGCGGTCCCTGAATCAGAGACCGTTCCTCGAGCTACTTAG
- a CDS encoding histidine phosphatase family protein has protein sequence MSLNLYFLRHGQTTFSKADAFCGSLDPELTPDGTRMAEAFAQSYRALPWEAVYSSPMKRTIATASPLCTDLGLTLELRDGLKEINYGRWEGQSKELVEQQFHDAYLRWLADPAWYAPTDGELAVGIASRALTVVEEIKHRYATGNVLLVSHKATIRILLCSLLGIDVGRFRYRLAMPVGAVSIIEFGTHGPLLKVLADRAHLGDELRALPGT, from the coding sequence TTGAGCCTGAACCTGTATTTCTTGCGCCATGGACAGACAACTTTTAGTAAAGCAGACGCATTTTGTGGCTCTTTAGACCCGGAATTGACCCCCGATGGCACACGCATGGCGGAGGCTTTTGCCCAGAGTTACCGGGCGCTCCCCTGGGAGGCGGTCTACAGTAGCCCAATGAAGCGCACGATTGCTACAGCCAGTCCCCTGTGCACAGATCTGGGGCTCACGCTGGAACTCAGAGACGGGCTCAAGGAAATCAACTATGGTCGCTGGGAGGGACAGTCCAAAGAATTGGTGGAGCAGCAATTTCATGATGCCTACCTGCGCTGGCTGGCTGACCCTGCCTGGTACGCTCCCACAGACGGGGAACTAGCCGTGGGGATCGCAAGCCGTGCCCTAACCGTAGTCGAGGAGATCAAGCACCGCTACGCGACGGGCAATGTGCTTTTGGTCTCTCACAAGGCCACGATCCGCATCCTGCTCTGTAGCCTGCTGGGCATCGATGTCGGGCGCTTTCGCTATCGTTTGGCGATGCCGGTGGGGGCAGTCAGCATTATCGAATTTGGTACCCATGGCCCCCTATTGAAGGTGCTAGCAGACCGTGCTCACCTGGGAGACGAACTGCGTGCCTTACCGGGTACGTGA